CGGCACGGGCCGGCCTTGATTGTCGTATTTTCGTGCCTGAGAGCGCCCCCGAAGGAAAACTCGTCCAGCCCCGCGTCTACGGGGCGGACGTTCTCGCGGTCGCTGGGAGTTACGACGAGGCATACGATCTGAGTATGGATGTAACCGACTCCTATGGATGGTACAACCGGAACGCCGCAATCAACCCCTTCCAAATCGAAGGCAAGCGGACTGTGGGCCACGAACTTGCCGAGCAAACTCAGGATTCGATCCCAGACTGGGTCGTCTTCTCCATGGGCGACGGCTGTACCATCGCCGGCTGCTGGAAGGGACTCCGGGAGTTCGCCGAGCTGGGGTACGTCGACGACACACCAAAAATGCTCGGTGTACAGCCCGAAGGGGCAAGCGCGATCCACGATGCATTTCACGGCCACGACGAGGTCGACGACGTTGCGGACACACTCGCTGACGCAGTCGCCGTTGGCCGCCCCCGGAATACGCTCAAAGCCTGCCGCGCACTCGCAGAGAGCGGTGGGACCGCGCTGACCGTGACCGATGACGATATCCTCGCGGCAGAGACCCTGCTCGGACGCGCGGAAGGAATATACGCCGAACCAGCGGGTGCGGCCCCCATCGCTGGCATTCGTCGGGCCCGCGAGCAGGGGATCATCAGCCGTGATGAGTCGGTCGTCGCAGTTGTCACCGGCATCGGGCTGAAGGACACCGCCGGGGCAGAGCGGGCGGTCGGCGATGTGATCCGCATTGAACCGACGCTCGACGACGTTACGAACCAGTACGGAACGGCAAAGAAGGAGCGGCGAGGACGATCCTGACAACAGAGGTCTCCAAGTTCGACTGACTCAAGAGAAGCCGTAGTATTGTCGTTCAATTTCCCAGCAGCTTGGCCTCCCCTAGTGGAGGTGCTCATGCAGGTCGTGGCTGACGTCTCCGGTGAACTCCTCGAGCCGACCGTTCTGTCGCTGCAATTTTTGTTTGCGTTCCTTGTGGATGGTGATATCGTGCGTACTGAGTGCCAAGAGTTGGCACAATTTGACTAGGTTTAGCTTCCCACGTTATTAGTACTTAGTACTAACAAAAGGAGCTGAGCGTCTACCACCCCAACTCTCAGCAAATGGAATGATTGTGTAGTGACATCCTCCCCCGGCGTGAACGC
The genomic region above belongs to Natronorubrum tibetense GA33 and contains:
- the thrC gene encoding threonine synthase, translated to MALDHVETLECTVCGATYDPDQIIYTCPEHDGVAGILEVVYDYDVIHDRFDAPLDGDIRSQWKYQAFLPVDTEATPVALNEGGTDLLDTPRLGAELGVDINVKNDGRNPTGCFKDRATSVAVTKARHAGQDVVTCASTGNAAASLAGYAARAGLDCRIFVPESAPEGKLVQPRVYGADVLAVAGSYDEAYDLSMDVTDSYGWYNRNAAINPFQIEGKRTVGHELAEQTQDSIPDWVVFSMGDGCTIAGCWKGLREFAELGYVDDTPKMLGVQPEGASAIHDAFHGHDEVDDVADTLADAVAVGRPRNTLKACRALAESGGTALTVTDDDILAAETLLGRAEGIYAEPAGAAPIAGIRRAREQGIISRDESVVAVVTGIGLKDTAGAERAVGDVIRIEPTLDDVTNQYGTAKKERRGRS